From Kiritimatiellia bacterium, the proteins below share one genomic window:
- a CDS encoding Gfo/Idh/MocA family oxidoreductase → MKIQRKIGIGVIGCGRQADIGCFPWYHNHPLAQVAAVCSRSEKTAKGAAAKWGAPSWFTDYRQLLQSPGIDAVNLCAPVYLHREMAVAAARAGKHILCEKPMAVTSREAAEMIRAARQNRVILMVGFSHRFYDLNRQVKQMIADGRLGRLVMFHNRFNLDVNYEKTWFAEIERSGGGVVMDCGVHSIDLFRWLVGEVREVSAFTGTFVQRMEVEDTAAILLKSVGGVPGVVELSWSTPASENTVEIYGSKGTAVVDYGRNEMRFKCGSKKWIRRKNAAPYAKLTFKSEIAHFIECVSAGRPPLVTGQDGLASLKIAEAVYRSAREHRNVVVRS, encoded by the coding sequence GTGAAAATACAACGAAAAATCGGCATCGGAGTCATCGGCTGCGGACGGCAGGCCGATATCGGCTGTTTTCCATGGTACCACAACCATCCCCTGGCGCAGGTCGCGGCGGTCTGCTCGCGCTCGGAAAAAACCGCAAAGGGCGCCGCCGCCAAATGGGGCGCGCCGAGCTGGTTCACCGATTACCGGCAGTTGCTGCAAAGTCCCGGGATTGACGCCGTCAACCTCTGCGCCCCCGTCTATCTTCACCGGGAGATGGCCGTGGCCGCGGCGCGGGCCGGCAAGCACATTCTCTGCGAGAAACCGATGGCCGTTACCAGCCGTGAGGCCGCTGAAATGATCAGGGCCGCGAGGCAAAACAGGGTTATTTTGATGGTCGGCTTCAGCCATCGTTTCTATGACTTGAACCGGCAGGTGAAACAAATGATCGCGGACGGCAGACTCGGGCGGCTGGTCATGTTCCATAATCGCTTCAATCTGGACGTCAATTATGAAAAAACATGGTTTGCCGAAATAGAACGCTCGGGCGGCGGGGTGGTCATGGACTGCGGGGTGCATTCAATTGATTTATTCAGATGGCTGGTCGGCGAGGTTCGGGAAGTGTCCGCTTTTACCGGCACTTTTGTTCAGCGCATGGAGGTTGAGGATACGGCCGCCATCCTTCTAAAGTCGGTCGGCGGTGTGCCCGGGGTCGTTGAGTTAAGCTGGTCCACGCCGGCATCGGAGAACACGGTTGAGATATACGGCTCCAAGGGGACCGCGGTTGTTGACTACGGCCGGAATGAAATGCGTTTCAAGTGCGGGAGTAAAAAATGGATAAGACGGAAAAACGCCGCGCCTTATGCCAAACTGACTTTTAAATCTGAAATCGCACATTTCATTGAATGTGTTTCAGCCGGCCGTCCGCCTCTGGTCACCGGACAAGACGGCCTGGCCTCGCTCAAGATCGCGGAAGCAGTTTATCGTTCTGCAAGGGAACACCGGAACGTTGTTGTCAGAAGTTAA
- a CDS encoding FAD-dependent oxidoreductase → MKKTFIEEKSRQTPILEETDAIVAGGGVAGIVAAIAAARNGARTILVEANGFLGGTATAVPMPWIGGYVPEIHKGIIKELLDKLEMNGGLGRRFFNPINNGFLVEIKVDVFKWVSLRMLEEAGANLLLHAWIADSIVENNRLKGIIIESKSGRQALLSKVIIDATGDGDVAARAGAAWQQGRESDGKTQGMTLVGPVMENTNNDELWRFLREYKKNHPKDIADFIEDRLPLFVASGFTGLLKTARAKGDLYLDYDTIWINGTLGTDRAEIGGSFVAGVDGTNVRDLTFAEVESAKQLASLVGFAKKYIPGFANSRRTDRGSVSIGVRETRRVIGEYIFTEEDALKSRRFDDVIAKNRAPMDMHNPEGQNYTTLKDDYDVPYRCLVPEKTDNLLVAGRCISVTHKALASVRFMPCCMATGQACGTAAALAVKTNTIPRRINIGELQAALRQQGVVI, encoded by the coding sequence ATGAAAAAAACATTCATTGAAGAAAAATCAAGACAAACCCCGATATTGGAAGAAACCGATGCCATCGTGGCCGGAGGCGGTGTGGCCGGTATTGTGGCGGCCATAGCCGCGGCGCGGAACGGCGCCAGAACCATCCTGGTGGAGGCCAACGGTTTCCTGGGCGGCACGGCCACGGCTGTTCCCATGCCGTGGATCGGCGGTTACGTGCCGGAAATTCACAAGGGCATCATCAAGGAATTGCTTGACAAGCTTGAAATGAACGGCGGCCTCGGCCGCCGCTTTTTCAACCCCATCAACAACGGCTTTTTGGTGGAAATCAAAGTAGATGTCTTCAAGTGGGTCAGCCTGCGCATGCTGGAGGAGGCCGGCGCAAACCTGCTCCTGCACGCCTGGATCGCCGACAGCATTGTTGAAAACAATCGCCTCAAAGGCATTATCATTGAAAGCAAGTCCGGCCGGCAGGCCCTTTTGAGTAAGGTTATCATTGACGCCACGGGCGACGGGGACGTGGCGGCCCGGGCCGGCGCCGCCTGGCAACAAGGGCGGGAATCCGACGGCAAAACCCAGGGCATGACCCTGGTCGGACCGGTCATGGAAAACACAAATAACGACGAATTATGGCGGTTTTTGCGCGAGTACAAAAAAAACCATCCGAAAGATATCGCGGATTTTATTGAAGACCGTCTGCCGCTCTTTGTCGCGAGCGGATTCACCGGTTTGCTGAAAACGGCCCGCGCCAAGGGCGATTTATATCTTGATTATGACACCATCTGGATCAACGGCACGCTCGGCACGGACCGCGCCGAAATCGGCGGGAGTTTCGTGGCCGGCGTGGACGGCACGAACGTGCGCGATTTGACTTTCGCGGAAGTGGAATCAGCCAAGCAACTGGCTTCGCTGGTCGGTTTCGCAAAAAAATACATTCCCGGCTTCGCGAACAGCCGCCGGACTGACCGCGGTTCCGTTTCCATCGGCGTGCGCGAGACGCGCCGGGTCATCGGAGAATACATCTTTACGGAGGAAGATGCGCTTAAAAGCCGAAGGTTTGATGATGTGATCGCGAAAAACCGGGCGCCGATGGACATGCATAACCCGGAAGGCCAGAACTATACTACCCTGAAGGATGATTATGACGTGCCTTACCGCTGTCTTGTCCCTGAAAAAACGGATAATCTGCTGGTCGCCGGCCGCTGTATTTCCGTGACGCACAAGGCCCTGGCGTCGGTCAGGTTTATGCCCTGCTGCATGGCAACCGGCCAGGCCTGCGGAACCGCCGCCGCCCTGGCGGTCAAGACAAACACGATCCCCCGCCGGATAAATATCGGGGAATTGCAAGCGGCCCTGCGGCAACAAGGCGTGGTCATTTGA